One window of the Methylocystis parvus OBBP genome contains the following:
- the panC gene encoding pantoate--beta-alanine ligase, with product MSFDIPVVHNVAEMRAFVRARRAAGERIGLVPTMGALHAGHLSLVEEARRHAERVIATVFVNPTQFAPGEDFSRYPRTLAADCEKLASVAADLVFAPAVEEMYPPGFCTTVALEGPAKADLEDRFRPTHFLGVATVVAKLLNQAQADVAVFGEKDYQQLLVIETMARDLDIPTQILAGPTLRDPDGLAMSSRNVYLSAEERARAPALNRAIVTAARRIAEGEVIGHVMGEAREEIVGAGFEIHYVEARHAGTLARIARRHEGPIRILAAARLGATRLLDNVAVPA from the coding sequence ATGAGTTTCGACATCCCGGTTGTTCACAATGTTGCTGAGATGCGCGCCTTTGTGCGCGCGCGACGCGCGGCCGGCGAGCGCATCGGCCTCGTGCCGACGATGGGCGCGCTGCATGCCGGCCATCTCTCGCTTGTCGAAGAGGCGCGCCGCCACGCCGAGCGGGTGATCGCGACGGTCTTCGTCAATCCGACGCAATTCGCCCCGGGCGAGGATTTCTCGCGCTATCCGCGTACGCTCGCCGCCGATTGCGAGAAGCTTGCGAGCGTCGCGGCCGATCTCGTCTTCGCGCCGGCGGTCGAGGAGATGTATCCGCCGGGCTTTTGCACCACGGTCGCGCTTGAGGGCCCGGCAAAGGCGGATCTCGAAGATCGTTTTCGGCCCACGCATTTTCTCGGCGTCGCGACGGTGGTGGCGAAACTCCTCAATCAGGCGCAGGCCGACGTCGCCGTCTTCGGCGAGAAGGATTATCAGCAGCTCCTCGTCATCGAGACCATGGCGCGCGATCTCGATATTCCGACGCAGATCCTCGCGGGGCCGACATTGCGCGATCCGGACGGCTTGGCCATGTCCTCGCGCAACGTCTATCTCTCGGCGGAAGAGCGCGCCCGCGCGCCGGCGCTGAACCGGGCGATCGTCACCGCCGCCCGGCGGATCGCGGAGGGCGAGGTCATCGGCCATGTCATGGGGGAGGCGCGCGAGGAAATCGTCGGCGCGGGCTTCGAGATCCACTATGTCGAGGCGCGCCACGCCGGGACCCTCGCCCGTATCGCGCGGCGTCACGAAGGGCCCATCCGCATCCTCGCGGCGGCGCGACTCGGCGCGACGCGGCTCCTCGATAATGTCGCGGTTCCCGCATGA
- the lipB gene encoding lipoyl(octanoyl) transferase LipB, which yields MNAPCPLPRDSLDPALAAAPGAPPVEWRASGGLVDYEAAVAFMEARVARIAAGEAPECVWLLEHPPIYTAGTSAKESDLLDPRFPVFRTGRGGQFTYHGPGQRVAYVMLDLTRRRRDARAFVCGLESWLISTLADFGVAGERREARVGVWVKRPDKPRGLAGEIAEDKIAAIGVRLRQWVSFHGIALNVAPDLSHFSGIAPCGVRDAHLGVTSLADLGVDAGMAEVDAALLRNFAQIFGSAQTA from the coding sequence ATGAACGCGCCTTGCCCGCTCCCCCGCGACTCGCTCGATCCCGCGCTCGCCGCCGCGCCCGGCGCGCCGCCCGTCGAATGGCGCGCGAGCGGCGGCCTCGTGGATTATGAGGCGGCCGTCGCCTTCATGGAGGCTCGGGTCGCGCGGATCGCGGCGGGCGAAGCGCCCGAATGCGTCTGGCTCCTGGAGCATCCGCCGATTTATACGGCGGGAACCTCAGCGAAGGAGTCGGACCTGCTCGATCCGCGCTTCCCGGTGTTTCGGACCGGGCGCGGCGGTCAATTCACCTATCACGGTCCCGGCCAGCGCGTGGCCTATGTCATGCTCGATCTCACTCGACGGCGGCGCGATGCGCGCGCTTTCGTCTGCGGTCTCGAATCATGGCTCATCTCGACGCTCGCCGATTTCGGCGTCGCGGGCGAAAGGCGCGAGGCGCGCGTCGGCGTCTGGGTGAAGCGGCCCGACAAACCGCGCGGTCTCGCGGGCGAAATCGCGGAAGACAAGATCGCCGCCATCGGCGTGCGGCTGCGGCAATGGGTGAGCTTTCACGGGATCGCGCTGAATGTCGCGCCGGACCTGTCGCATTTTTCCGGCATCGCGCCCTGCGGCGTGCGCGACGCGCATCTCGGCGTGACGAGCCTTGCAGACCTGGGGGTCGATGCGGGGATGGCGGAAGTCGACGCGGCTTTGCTGCGAAACTTCGCGCAAATTTTCGGGTCCGCGCAGACCGCTTAA
- a CDS encoding trypsin-like peptidase domain-containing protein produces the protein MTTQVACSPAAAQLLPCQSASEGLHRKTLLSMWRKSVYSAAEAEPHHCKCVYVGSSSRVCGGRGMAIERIIIRHLSGTKANQIEQLSVGDRREFTIGRDPASEIAFDPGGDSVVSRKHAVIRIQGEGDDLKFKLSDAGSSNGTFLNGERLSAEVEILPEDKIELGQKGPAFAFDIQPRPVNFAARTKVIGTVDAAATRVIEAAENAASTALNAAATNAETAATGGSSGPQKLGVGQETVQRLIGEERGKANRTLTGVIAAVVAFFLIGGAALFWKQRYDIQEKAEETRVAQRETDERLSQIPEDVNRKIGMRPIDIYNKYANATVEIRRLWRLYDKQTGKPLQHKTVLVDGKLLPAYVRLPGNLGIVRWLTLEDEGVTNFKVGGEGSGSGFVVSEQGYILTNKHVAAPWLVRYGSHGDDVGVLYDYVPPPKKNRKIALKAERVFNVTSSEYSKVYDWVPESGGYIFRSDIPTEIAGNAPDLTTNNKGYFVGRDDVLEVQFHGSRLALNGELVRSSPDSDAALIKINSPQTLTKTDLATDGAVSIGESVVVLGYPAISVENKIIRNTEEAGRIRTVTDVLTEATVTEGIVSKLATGVRETEGGTFASDIGDAIQLGINTTGAGNSGGPVFNSAGKVIGLFTYGRQSGGAAVSMAVPIKYGLELLQAQKQ, from the coding sequence GTGACGACGCAAGTGGCGTGCTCCCCGGCCGCTGCGCAACTTTTACCATGCCAAAGCGCCAGCGAAGGACTTCACAGAAAAACGCTGTTGTCAATGTGGCGAAAAAGCGTCTATTCTGCGGCAGAGGCGGAGCCACATCATTGCAAATGCGTTTATGTGGGGTCCAGTAGTCGCGTTTGCGGGGGCAGGGGTATGGCGATCGAACGTATTATCATTCGACATTTGTCCGGCACGAAGGCCAATCAGATAGAACAGTTGTCGGTAGGAGACCGCCGCGAATTTACGATCGGCCGAGATCCGGCCTCCGAAATCGCCTTCGATCCCGGTGGTGATAGCGTCGTCTCTCGAAAGCACGCCGTCATCCGAATCCAAGGCGAGGGCGACGATCTGAAGTTCAAGCTTTCAGACGCAGGTAGCAGCAACGGCACGTTCCTCAATGGCGAGCGCCTCTCCGCGGAAGTTGAGATCCTCCCGGAAGATAAAATTGAACTCGGTCAGAAAGGCCCTGCTTTCGCCTTCGACATTCAACCGCGTCCAGTCAATTTCGCGGCGCGCACGAAAGTCATCGGCACCGTCGACGCCGCCGCTACGCGGGTGATCGAAGCCGCTGAGAACGCCGCTTCAACCGCCCTCAACGCAGCGGCAACTAACGCCGAGACGGCCGCGACCGGCGGCTCGTCCGGCCCGCAAAAGCTCGGCGTCGGACAGGAGACCGTGCAGAGGCTAATCGGCGAGGAGCGAGGCAAGGCCAATCGCACGTTGACGGGCGTAATCGCGGCGGTCGTCGCATTTTTCCTTATTGGAGGAGCCGCCCTGTTCTGGAAGCAGCGTTACGATATTCAGGAGAAGGCTGAAGAGACCCGCGTCGCGCAGCGCGAAACGGACGAGCGGCTGTCGCAGATCCCAGAAGACGTCAATCGCAAGATCGGCATGCGGCCGATAGACATCTACAATAAATACGCCAACGCAACCGTAGAGATCAGAAGGCTCTGGCGTCTCTACGACAAGCAAACCGGGAAGCCGTTGCAGCACAAGACTGTGCTCGTCGACGGCAAGCTTTTGCCCGCTTATGTTCGGTTGCCGGGTAATCTCGGCATTGTGCGCTGGTTGACGCTCGAAGACGAGGGCGTGACGAATTTCAAGGTAGGGGGCGAAGGAAGTGGCAGCGGTTTCGTCGTCAGCGAGCAGGGCTACATCCTCACAAACAAGCATGTCGCTGCGCCGTGGCTCGTTCGCTACGGTTCGCATGGCGACGATGTCGGCGTGTTGTACGACTATGTTCCGCCGCCGAAAAAGAACAGGAAGATAGCGCTGAAAGCGGAGCGTGTCTTCAATGTTACCAGTTCAGAATATTCAAAGGTCTATGACTGGGTTCCGGAATCGGGCGGCTATATTTTTCGTTCGGATATTCCGACGGAGATCGCTGGCAATGCGCCGGACCTGACGACAAATAATAAGGGGTATTTTGTCGGCCGCGACGATGTTCTTGAAGTCCAGTTCCATGGCAGCCGTCTGGCGCTTAATGGCGAACTCGTGCGTTCCTCGCCCGATTCCGACGCGGCCCTAATCAAGATTAACTCGCCGCAAACATTGACCAAGACGGATCTTGCGACGGACGGCGCGGTGTCGATCGGGGAAAGCGTGGTGGTTCTTGGCTACCCCGCCATCTCCGTCGAAAACAAGATCATCCGCAACACGGAAGAGGCCGGCCGCATCCGCACGGTCACGGACGTCTTAACGGAGGCGACTGTTACGGAAGGCATCGTTTCCAAGCTGGCGACAGGCGTCAGAGAAACAGAGGGCGGCACATTCGCCAGCGACATTGGCGACGCCATCCAGCTTGGCATCAATACAACTGGCGCCGGCAACAGCGGCGGCCCTGTCTTCAACTCCGCCGGCAAGGTCATTGGCCTCTTCACTTACGGGCGGCAGAGCGGCGGCGCGGCGGTGTCCATGGCCGTGCCGATCAAATATGGTCTGGAATTGCTGCAAGCACAGAAGCAATAG
- a CDS encoding SRPBCC family protein, with amino-acid sequence MMPKLNPNGARAARDHAQGRFATLTFERDVAAPLSVLWQAWTTPAARAVWSAPTPSVIVEFLEADTGVGGREVSLCKVEGQPDIRCECGWLELQPAVRSVNYEVVSSRGVTQSAALVTADFSGADERSRLVVTVQLSALAENMEAGYRQGFDAGLGNLAGVAERTMVLQRVIQAPRTIVWDTWMNPETLPQWWGPDGFSCRTKKIDLRTGGEWVFDMIAPDGTVFPNHHLYIEVRPEERIGYTLLWGENGPKHADAWVSFEDQDGATKVTLGMVLSTAAEFQEAKRFGAVELGLQTLGKLERFIKAR; translated from the coding sequence ATGATGCCGAAGCTGAATCCGAATGGCGCGCGTGCAGCGCGCGATCATGCGCAGGGCCGCTTTGCGACGCTGACCTTCGAGCGGGACGTGGCTGCTCCTTTATCGGTACTGTGGCAGGCTTGGACAACTCCGGCCGCGCGTGCGGTCTGGTCTGCTCCCACGCCCTCGGTCATTGTGGAATTTCTGGAGGCCGATACCGGGGTGGGCGGACGCGAAGTCTCGCTCTGCAAGGTCGAGGGCCAGCCTGACATCCGCTGTGAGTGTGGCTGGCTGGAATTACAGCCGGCAGTGCGCAGCGTGAACTACGAAGTGGTCTCGTCCAGGGGCGTGACGCAATCGGCGGCGCTGGTGACGGCCGATTTCTCCGGCGCGGACGAGCGCAGCCGGCTGGTCGTGACGGTGCAGCTTTCCGCGCTGGCCGAGAACATGGAGGCAGGCTATCGACAGGGCTTCGACGCGGGGCTGGGCAATCTCGCCGGAGTCGCCGAGCGGACCATGGTGCTCCAGCGCGTTATACAGGCGCCGCGAACCATCGTCTGGGACACTTGGATGAACCCCGAGACGCTGCCGCAATGGTGGGGCCCCGACGGGTTCTCCTGTCGCACGAAGAAGATCGACCTGCGAACGGGTGGCGAATGGGTGTTCGACATGATCGCGCCTGACGGCACGGTCTTCCCGAACCACCATCTCTATATCGAGGTCCGGCCCGAGGAGAGGATCGGCTATACGCTGCTATGGGGCGAGAACGGGCCGAAACATGCCGATGCCTGGGTCTCGTTCGAGGATCAGGACGGGGCGACGAAGGTGACGCTGGGCATGGTGTTGAGCACGGCGGCCGAGTTCCAGGAGGCGAAAAGATTCGGCGCAGTCGAACTGGGCTTGCAAACGCTGGGCAAACTGGAACGCTTCATCAAAGCTCGATAG
- a CDS encoding ArsR/SmtB family transcription factor, protein MTKHDPELSQLFHALADPTRRRILTRLAERPARVTDLAGPTRLRLPTVMRHLSVLEEAGLIATSKDGRVRTCAIVPEALEPARTWLDEQRAIWEARLDRLEAFAMKAMKERRE, encoded by the coding sequence ATGACTAAGCATGATCCTGAACTCTCGCAGCTCTTCCATGCCCTGGCCGATCCGACCCGTCGGCGGATCCTGACACGGCTCGCTGAAAGGCCTGCGCGGGTGACGGACTTGGCTGGTCCCACGCGCCTGCGCCTGCCCACGGTGATGCGGCATCTTTCGGTGCTGGAGGAGGCAGGGCTGATCGCCACGTCCAAGGACGGGCGGGTACGCACCTGCGCCATCGTGCCCGAGGCGCTGGAACCGGCGCGGACATGGCTCGATGAGCAGCGGGCCATCTGGGAGGCCCGGCTCGACCGGTTGGAGGCGTTTGCGATGAAGGCGATGAAGGAACGCAGGGAATGA
- a CDS encoding serine/threonine-protein kinase — MSDPQMIGHYKVIGLVGAGAMGKVHRAVDTFLEREVAIKSLRAELTQEPDFVARFKAEATSLARLNHPNITTLYAPVLDGSNLFIVMELVHGRPLDDVLRERGRPLPVKESLAIVTQAADGLAYAHQMGVIHRDIKPSNLMIGDDGRVKIMDFGIARVRGSVRMTRAGTAVGTPLYMSPEQCRGGEGDERTDQYSLAIVLYEMLAGSPPFAGTTEYDVTQAQINKEAPALVPRIAGVTPEAEAAIMMALSKRPEQRFQNMRAFSDALGATALRLDASNIVKSAAHLLQDATSERDLKKEPDFPTKALALAKSRAATLSRRFRNAHPITQGATYGVAAAAFAATAYLAINSPARQTTVSEKQQQDLHVVSWEKQVVANIQEATPAHRDCSSSLFPSPNDPGCNGRRVKPSEIAAPPSGKIDELRLAMKDRDRWDNAFALSQKLAEEGDREAQFYLGTLYLKSGSHQDFDAAYSWLKRAADKGNYADAQVSLGLMYRDGITPERKKDYAEMVRWLQKAAGQNNKRANYWLGRAYENGVGSLPRDTAKAEELYTKAALQELPEASSALEAMKQKRGKR, encoded by the coding sequence ATGAGCGACCCTCAAATGATTGGACATTACAAGGTTATCGGCCTTGTTGGCGCGGGCGCGATGGGCAAGGTCCACCGCGCTGTCGACACTTTTCTTGAGCGTGAAGTGGCGATTAAGTCGTTGCGCGCCGAGCTCACACAGGAGCCCGACTTCGTCGCGCGTTTCAAGGCGGAGGCGACGAGCCTCGCGCGACTCAACCATCCAAATATCACCACGCTCTACGCGCCCGTGCTCGACGGCTCGAATCTCTTCATCGTGATGGAGCTGGTGCATGGCCGACCGCTAGATGACGTCTTGCGCGAGCGCGGCAGGCCACTCCCCGTGAAAGAAAGTCTGGCGATAGTCACGCAGGCCGCCGATGGATTGGCCTACGCGCATCAAATGGGCGTCATCCATCGCGACATAAAGCCGTCCAACCTGATGATCGGGGACGACGGACGCGTGAAGATCATGGATTTCGGCATCGCGCGGGTGCGCGGCAGCGTGAGAATGACGCGGGCCGGAACCGCTGTCGGAACGCCGCTTTACATGTCTCCGGAGCAGTGCCGGGGCGGCGAAGGAGACGAACGAACCGATCAATATTCCCTCGCAATCGTTCTTTACGAAATGCTCGCCGGCTCGCCCCCTTTCGCCGGGACGACCGAGTATGACGTCACGCAAGCGCAAATCAATAAAGAGGCCCCCGCGCTCGTTCCGCGCATTGCCGGAGTCACGCCGGAGGCGGAAGCGGCGATCATGATGGCGCTCTCCAAGCGTCCGGAACAACGATTTCAAAATATGCGAGCCTTCAGCGATGCGCTGGGGGCGACGGCGCTGCGGCTCGACGCCTCCAACATCGTCAAGAGCGCGGCGCATCTCCTGCAGGACGCCACCTCTGAAAGGGATTTGAAAAAGGAACCAGACTTCCCCACCAAAGCTTTGGCGTTGGCGAAGAGCCGGGCGGCGACGCTTTCTCGCCGATTCCGCAACGCACATCCCATCACGCAGGGCGCGACATACGGCGTGGCTGCCGCGGCGTTCGCCGCCACCGCTTATCTGGCGATCAACTCCCCAGCGAGGCAGACGACCGTAAGCGAGAAGCAGCAACAAGATTTACACGTGGTTTCCTGGGAAAAGCAGGTTGTAGCCAATATCCAGGAAGCGACCCCAGCGCATCGAGACTGCTCGAGTTCGTTGTTCCCGTCCCCCAACGATCCCGGCTGCAATGGGCGCCGTGTCAAACCGAGCGAGATAGCTGCGCCTCCCTCCGGTAAAATTGACGAATTACGGCTTGCGATGAAAGATCGCGACCGATGGGACAACGCGTTCGCGTTGTCGCAAAAGCTTGCCGAGGAAGGCGATCGTGAGGCTCAGTTTTATCTTGGCACGTTATATTTGAAGTCAGGGTCGCATCAGGATTTCGATGCCGCATACTCCTGGCTGAAACGGGCAGCGGATAAGGGAAATTACGCAGATGCCCAGGTTTCTCTTGGCCTAATGTATCGCGACGGCATCACGCCGGAGCGGAAGAAAGACTACGCAGAAATGGTGCGGTGGCTGCAGAAGGCCGCGGGGCAAAACAATAAGCGGGCGAACTATTGGCTGGGACGTGCCTACGAGAACGGCGTCGGATCCTTGCCGCGCGACACCGCTAAGGCGGAGGAGCTTTACACCAAGGCTGCGCTGCAGGAATTGCCTGAAGCATCCTCGGCGCTCGAGGCGATGAAACAGAAGCGTGGGAAAAGATAG
- a CDS encoding gamma-glutamylcyclotransferase family protein codes for MDAAAMARRCPRSRLVGRARLARWRFVVMPSGFASVVPDPRANVYGALWEVPVSDVAALDRYEQVGQGLYAKRMIPVLKEPFGASPALVYVGVNPHQGAAWPGYLADILSAAEKLDLPKAYLGYLSYLLAERKKGARG; via the coding sequence ATGGACGCTGCCGCCATGGCGCGGCGCTGTCCGCGTTCGCGGCTCGTTGGGCGCGCGCGGCTGGCGCGCTGGCGATTCGTCGTCATGCCCTCGGGCTTCGCCAGCGTCGTTCCGGACCCGCGCGCCAATGTCTACGGGGCCTTGTGGGAGGTTCCGGTCTCGGACGTCGCGGCGCTCGACCGATATGAACAGGTCGGGCAGGGGCTCTACGCCAAGCGGATGATCCCCGTTCTCAAGGAGCCTTTCGGCGCTTCGCCGGCGCTCGTCTATGTCGGCGTCAATCCGCATCAGGGCGCGGCGTGGCCGGGCTATCTCGCCGATATTCTTTCGGCGGCGGAAAAGCTCGACCTGCCCAAGGCCTATCTTGGCTATCTCTCCTATCTCCTTGCCGAACGGAAGAAAGGCGCGCGCGGATGA
- a CDS encoding acylphosphatase, with amino-acid sequence MSRRILRFFVTGRVQGVGFRAFLICEANALGLDGWARNRADGSVEALAAGPETALTSFIEAARRGPPASRVTELREAPADESEIAGVEGFGMAATA; translated from the coding sequence ATGAGCCGCCGCATCCTTCGTTTCTTCGTCACGGGACGCGTGCAGGGCGTGGGCTTTCGCGCCTTTCTCATCTGCGAGGCCAATGCGCTGGGCCTCGACGGCTGGGCGCGCAATCGGGCGGACGGATCCGTCGAGGCGCTCGCCGCCGGGCCGGAGACGGCGCTGACGTCCTTCATCGAGGCTGCGCGGCGCGGGCCGCCAGCATCGCGGGTGACGGAATTGCGTGAGGCGCCGGCGGATGAGAGCGAGATCGCCGGCGTCGAAGGATTCGGGATGGCTGCGACGGCTTAA
- a CDS encoding Arm DNA-binding domain-containing protein, whose amino-acid sequence MAKEGKHPEKALTAIKIRNLSKAGRYADGNGLYLVVDPSGAKRWLLRTVVQGRRRDIGLGGLSLVSLAEAREKALSYRKLAREGGNPLAEKRRDAVVIPTFAEAAQHVFDEHQPSWKNGKHAAQWMNTLRQYAAKRELPRIIGATRASHPIALPQPAEDRFMFATGVECSYPTLEGGRWRALQSLRPVLRLSPRRLAPVTTISNSMDTMLTDWSHTTIVARGCWYRGGRR is encoded by the coding sequence ATGGCGAAGGAAGGTAAGCACCCGGAAAAGGCGCTGACCGCCATCAAGATTCGTAACCTAAGCAAAGCCGGGCGATACGCCGACGGGAACGGTCTTTACCTCGTAGTCGATCCGTCGGGCGCGAAGCGTTGGTTGCTCAGAACGGTGGTGCAGGGTCGCCGACGCGATATCGGGCTCGGCGGGCTTTCTTTGGTTTCGCTCGCAGAGGCGCGTGAGAAAGCACTCAGCTACCGAAAGCTGGCGCGAGAAGGCGGCAATCCCCTCGCTGAGAAGCGGCGCGACGCCGTCGTAATCCCTACCTTTGCCGAAGCTGCCCAACATGTTTTTGACGAGCATCAACCCAGTTGGAAGAACGGGAAGCACGCAGCCCAATGGATGAACACGCTGCGCCAGTATGCGGCAAAGCGGGAGCTCCCGCGCATTATCGGAGCGACGAGAGCGAGCCATCCAATCGCCTTGCCCCAGCCTGCCGAGGACAGGTTTATGTTCGCGACGGGCGTTGAGTGCAGTTATCCGACTCTCGAAGGCGGGCGTTGGCGCGCCCTTCAGAGCCTTCGGCCTGTCTTGCGCCTCAGTCCTCGCCGCCTCGCGCCGGTTACTACTATTTCAAATTCGATGGACACCATGTTGACAGACTGGAGCCACACCACAATAGTGGCAAGGGGTTGCTGGTATAGAGGGGGGCGTCGATGA
- a CDS encoding PP2C family protein-serine/threonine phosphatase — protein MGGVETFKSSLRVAGAMKTDVGCVRCLNEDSVVFVMPPPAAPDAKFGALALVADGMGGHAAGEIASALAVEVIWRVFYSMDAPPPQVLSAALEAANRAILEHAAAHPECAGMGTTCTVLGVRDGSLWLGHVGDTRAYILRDNHLTQLSDDQTLHAQMVRDGLMEAGEAGTGPGSNVILQALGTRDEIEPTVWEEGLPLRVGDVVVLCSDGLHGLVADEKITSIVAKFAPAEACQRLVDAARAGGGYDNISVGVFVIENDAAAPQAQAATRRISVAGLAEPPPTATIVIGAGGKS, from the coding sequence ATGGGGGGAGTGGAGACCTTCAAGTCGTCGTTGCGCGTCGCCGGCGCGATGAAAACCGATGTCGGCTGCGTGCGCTGCTTGAACGAAGACTCCGTCGTATTCGTCATGCCGCCCCCGGCCGCGCCAGACGCGAAATTTGGTGCGTTGGCCCTCGTCGCCGACGGCATGGGCGGTCATGCCGCCGGAGAAATCGCTAGCGCTCTGGCGGTGGAGGTGATCTGGCGGGTCTTCTATTCGATGGACGCGCCGCCCCCGCAAGTGTTGAGCGCCGCGCTGGAGGCCGCCAACCGGGCGATCCTGGAGCATGCCGCGGCTCATCCCGAGTGCGCCGGTATGGGGACGACATGCACCGTCCTCGGCGTACGAGACGGGAGCTTGTGGCTCGGGCATGTCGGGGACACCCGAGCCTATATCTTGCGGGACAACCATCTCACGCAGCTTTCCGACGACCAGACGCTGCACGCCCAAATGGTGCGTGACGGGCTCATGGAGGCGGGGGAAGCCGGAACGGGTCCCGGAAGCAACGTCATTTTGCAGGCGCTGGGCACGCGCGATGAAATCGAGCCGACTGTCTGGGAAGAAGGTTTGCCGCTGCGTGTCGGCGACGTTGTCGTGCTCTGTTCAGACGGCTTGCATGGTTTGGTCGCAGACGAGAAAATCACCTCGATTGTCGCCAAATTTGCTCCAGCGGAGGCCTGCCAGCGTTTGGTTGACGCCGCGCGCGCCGGCGGCGGCTACGACAATATTTCGGTGGGTGTCTTTGTCATCGAGAATGACGCCGCCGCGCCCCAGGCGCAGGCCGCCACGAGGCGCATCAGCGTCGCCGGTCTTGCAGAGCCGCCGCCGACCGCAACGATCGTCATTGGAGCCGGGGGCAAGTCATGA